GGCTGGATGGACATCGACGCCATCGTCGCCACGCCCGACATGATGGGCGAAGTCGGCAAGCTCGGGAAGGTGCTCGGCCCCCGCGGCCTGATGCCCAACCCGAAGGCCGGCACGGTCACCTTCGACGTGGCCAAGGCGGTCAAGGAGCTCAAGGCGGGCAAGATCGAGTTCCGCGTGGACAAGGGCGCGAACCTGCACGCCCCCGTGGGCAAGAAGAGCTTCGTGGAGGAGAACCTGTTCGAGAACACCCTGGCGTTCCTGAAGGCCGTGACGCGGCTCAAGCCGTCCGGCGCGAAGGGCCAGTACATGAAGAGCATCACGCTCAGCTCCACCATGGGCCCGGCCGTCCGCGTGGACGCCAACCTGGTCCAGGCCGAGCTGAAGGTATAGGGGGACGACGAGATGCCGACTGCGGAAAAGGAAAAAGAAGTCGCGTTCCTCGTCGAGCGCCTGGCCGCCGCGAAGAGCGTGATCCTCTCGGAATACGCCGGGATGGACGTGGAGACGGTCACCGTGCTGCGCCGCAAGTGCCGCGAGCAGCAGGTGGAGTTCCGCGTCACCAAGAACACCCTGATGCGGCGCGCGCTGAACACGCGCGGCCACGCCGGGCTGGACGAGCACCTGAAGGGCCCCCTGGCGGTCGCGTTCGCGGCCGACGAGGTCACCGCCGCGAAGGTGCTCGCGGACTTCGCCAAGGAGCACCAGCTCCCGAAGATGACCGCGGGCCTGGTGGACGGCAAGATCCTGAGCGCCGCCCAGCTGGGCGCCCTGGCGCGCCTGCCGGGCAAGACCGAGCTGCTCACGCAGCTGGTGTACGTGCTGAGCAGCCCCGCCCGCAACCTGGTCACGGTGCTCAGCGCCCCGGCGCGGAACCTGGTCATGGTGCTGGGCCAGGTGGAGAAACAGAAGGCCGGAGCGGCCTGATCCCTTGGTTTACGGAGCCCGGCGGGACGCCGCCACTGTGGACCGCAACGGGCGATGCGAGCCGAGCGACGCGGGGAAGTGATGCGCCCCGCCCGCGCGGCATAGATACCGAACCTCGAGAAGCAACCATGTCCGGGAACGCTCCCCGGGGCGGCGAGGCCGCCCTGGGACCAGGGACCCGGCAGCCACATAGCGGGGGCCCGGCGCCCCCCTAGGAGGAACTCCCGTGAGCGTCATCAACGAGATCGTCGAAAAAGTCGAGAAGATGAGCGTCCTCGAGGTCAGCGAGCTGGTGAAGGCCCTCGAAGACAAGTTCGGCGTGTCGGCCGCCATGCCCATGATGGCCATGGCCGCGGGCCCGGCCGCCGCGGCTGCCGCCGAGGAGCAGACCGAGTTCGACGTCATCCTGGCGAGCGGCGGCGACAAGAAGATCCAGGTCATCAAGGTGGTGCGCGAGCTGACCGGCCTGGGACTCAAGGAGTCCAAGGACCTGGTGGACGGCTCCCCGAAGCCGCTCAAGACCAAGATCAGCAAGGCCGAGGCCGAGGACATCAAGAAGAAGATCGAGGAGCAGGGCGGCACCGTCGAGATCAAGTGACGAGTGCGCCGTGACCTGCCGGGTCTCGACGCAGGCGTGGGCCGCCCGGAGGAGTGTTCTCCGGGCGGCTGCACGCGCTTTCGGCGTCGTGGGCCGGGCACCCGCGGTGTGACAGGGACAGGGGAGTCGCGGAAGCCTTTGTAGTCGCTGTATGGGAAAGGTGGGACCGCCTTGCAGGGCATGATTCGTCGCGAACGCGTGAGCTTCACCAAGCTGGAGAAGGAGTGGCAGCTCCAGATCCCGAACCTGCTGGACGTGCAGCTGAAGTCCTTCCGGGACTTCCTCCAGCTGGAAACGGATCCCTCGAAGCGCAGGAACGAGGGTCTCCAGGAGGTCTTCCGGAGCGTCTTCCCGATCTCGGACGCCCGGGACCTGTACTCGCTGGAGTTCATCAGCTACGAGGTGGGTGAGCCCAAGTACTCGGTGGACGAGTGCCAGGAGCGCGACCTGACGTTCTCCGCGCCGCTCAAGGCGCGCATGCGCCTGGTGATCCGCGAGGACGCGAACGGCAAGCGCGCCGTGAAGGAGGTCATCGAGCCGGAGGCCGGGGTGTACCTCGGCGAGCTGCCGCTGATCACCGACACCGGCACGTTCATCATCAACGGCGCGGAGCGCGTGATCGTCTCGCAGCTGCACCGCTCGCCGGGCGTGTTCTTCGACGAGACGCCGCACCCCAACGGCAAGAAGCTCTTCTCCGCGCGGATCATTCCCTACCGCGGCTCGTGGGTGGAGTTCAGCCTGGACATCAACGACATCATGTACGTCCACATCGACCGCAAGCGCAAGCTGCCGGTCACGGTGCTGCTGAAGGCCCTCGGCTACGTCAGCGACCACGACATCCTGGACCTGTTCTACGAGAAGGTCCGCTGCGACTTCAAGGGCAAGGCCGATCCGCCGTGCCTGCATCGCGTGTCCGCCGAGGACATCGTGGACCCGGACACCGGCGAGGTGGTGCTCGAGGTCAACGAGGAAATCACCCCCGAGAAGCTCGAGCGCCTGCGCAAGGCGAAGATCCACGAAGTCACCTACTTCGTGATCCCGCACCGCGACGAGGCCGACGTGGTGCGCAACACCCTGCGCAAGGACAACACCAAGACCGACGAGGAGGCCCTCGGGAAGATCTACAACCTGATCCGCCCGGGCGAGCCGCCGCGCGCCGAGACCGCGCGCGACATCCTCACCAAGCTGTTCTTCAACCCCAAGCGCTACGACCTGGCGCGCGTGGGGCGCCACAAGCTCAACCAGAAGCTCAACCACGACGTGCTGCTGGGCGACGAGAAGAAGCGCAAGCGGCTGGATCACCACCGCCCCGGCCAGGACTCCTCCATCCTGTGCCGGGAGGACTTCCTCGCCATCGTGAAGTACCTGGTGCTGCTGCGCACCGGCGAGGAGCTGGAAGGCGAACTGGTGGTCACCGACGACATCGACCATCTCGGCAACCGCCGGGTGCGCTCGGTGGGCGAGCTGCTGGCCAACCAGTTCAACATCGGGCTGGCGCGCATGGCGCGGATCATCCGGGAGCGCATGAGCCTCCAGGAGGAGACCCTCACGCCCTACGACCTGATCAACTCGCGGACCATCTCCGCGGTGATCCAGAGCTTCTTCGGCTCCAGCCAGCTCTCGCAGTTCATGGACCAGACCAACCCGCTGGCCGAGCTGACGCACAAGCGCCGGCTCTCGGCTCTGGGACCGGGCGGCCTCACCCGCGACCGCGCGGGCTTCGAGGTCCGTGACGTGCACTACACCCACTACGGGCGCATGTGCCCCATCGAGACGCCGGAAGGCCCGAACATCGGGCTGATCGCGTCGCTGTCCACCTACGCCCGGGTGAACGAGTTCGGCTTCCTGGAGACCCCCTACCGCGTCGTGAAGGACGGCAAGGTGCTGATGGACAAGCGCAGCATCAAGTTCCTGTCCGCCGACGAGGAGGACCGCCACTACATCGCGCAGGCCAACGCCGAGGTGGACCCGCGCAGCGGGCAGCTGGGCGAGGACCGCATGACGGTGCGGTTCCGCTCCGAGTACCCCACCGTGGCGCGCGAGGAAGTGGAGTACATGGACATCTCGCCGATCCAGCTGGTGAGCCCGGCGGCGGCGCTGATCCCGTTCCTGGAGCACGACGACGCCAACCGCGCCCTGATGGGCTCGAACATGCAGCGCCAGGCCGTCCCGCTGATCCAGACCGACGCGCCCTTCGTGGGCACCGGGCTGGAGGGCAAGGTGGCCGAGGACTCCGGCGCGCTGGTGCTGGCGAAGCGCGACGGCACGGTGGAGGGCGTCACCTCCGACTCCATCCAGGTGCGCTACGACACCCGCGACGGCGTGCCCACGCCCGACTACATCGGCAAGACCGGCGTGGACGAGTACCGGCTCATCAAGTTCAAGCGCTCCAACCAGGACACCTGCATCAACCAGCGCCCCGTGGTGCACGCGGGCCAGCGGGTCCGCAAGGGCGACGTGCTGGCCGACGGCGCCTCCACCTCCATGGGCGAGCTGGCGCTGGGCGCGAACGTGCTGGTCGCGTTCATGCCGTGGGGCGGGTACAACTTCGAGGACGCCATCCTGGTCTCCGAGCGCCTGGTGAAGGACGACGTCTTCACCTCCATCCACATCGAGGAGTTCGAGCTGCAAGTCCGGGACACCAAGCGCGGGGTCGAGGAGATCACGCGTGAGATCCCGAACGTGAGCGAGGACGCCATCAAGAACCTCGACGACGAGGGCGTGGTCCGCGTCGGCGCCCGCGTCCGGCACGGTGACATCCTCGTGGGCAAGGTGACCCCGAAGGGCGAGACCGAGCTCACGCCCGAGGAGCGGCTGCTGCGCGCCATCTTCGGCGACAAGGCCGCCGACGTGCGCGACGCCTCGCTGAAGGCGCCCCCGGGCATG
The sequence above is drawn from the Candidatus Eisenbacteria bacterium genome and encodes:
- the rplJ gene encoding 50S ribosomal protein L10; translated protein: MPTAEKEKEVAFLVERLAAAKSVILSEYAGMDVETVTVLRRKCREQQVEFRVTKNTLMRRALNTRGHAGLDEHLKGPLAVAFAADEVTAAKVLADFAKEHQLPKMTAGLVDGKILSAAQLGALARLPGKTELLTQLVYVLSSPARNLVTVLSAPARNLVMVLGQVEKQKAGAA
- a CDS encoding 50S ribosomal protein L1; this translates as MKHGKRFRKGAEIAGESHVPLRDAVKRLKETPGAKFDETVEIAIHLGVDPRHADQQVRGTVILPHGIGKSLRVLVLAKGEKEKEAQEAGADHVGSDDYVAKLREGWMDIDAIVATPDMMGEVGKLGKVLGPRGLMPNPKAGTVTFDVAKAVKELKAGKIEFRVDKGANLHAPVGKKSFVEENLFENTLAFLKAVTRLKPSGAKGQYMKSITLSSTMGPAVRVDANLVQAELKV
- the rpoB gene encoding DNA-directed RNA polymerase subunit beta; the protein is MIRRERVSFTKLEKEWQLQIPNLLDVQLKSFRDFLQLETDPSKRRNEGLQEVFRSVFPISDARDLYSLEFISYEVGEPKYSVDECQERDLTFSAPLKARMRLVIREDANGKRAVKEVIEPEAGVYLGELPLITDTGTFIINGAERVIVSQLHRSPGVFFDETPHPNGKKLFSARIIPYRGSWVEFSLDINDIMYVHIDRKRKLPVTVLLKALGYVSDHDILDLFYEKVRCDFKGKADPPCLHRVSAEDIVDPDTGEVVLEVNEEITPEKLERLRKAKIHEVTYFVIPHRDEADVVRNTLRKDNTKTDEEALGKIYNLIRPGEPPRAETARDILTKLFFNPKRYDLARVGRHKLNQKLNHDVLLGDEKKRKRLDHHRPGQDSSILCREDFLAIVKYLVLLRTGEELEGELVVTDDIDHLGNRRVRSVGELLANQFNIGLARMARIIRERMSLQEETLTPYDLINSRTISAVIQSFFGSSQLSQFMDQTNPLAELTHKRRLSALGPGGLTRDRAGFEVRDVHYTHYGRMCPIETPEGPNIGLIASLSTYARVNEFGFLETPYRVVKDGKVLMDKRSIKFLSADEEDRHYIAQANAEVDPRSGQLGEDRMTVRFRSEYPTVAREEVEYMDISPIQLVSPAAALIPFLEHDDANRALMGSNMQRQAVPLIQTDAPFVGTGLEGKVAEDSGALVLAKRDGTVEGVTSDSIQVRYDTRDGVPTPDYIGKTGVDEYRLIKFKRSNQDTCINQRPVVHAGQRVRKGDVLADGASTSMGELALGANVLVAFMPWGGYNFEDAILVSERLVKDDVFTSIHIEEFELQVRDTKRGVEEITREIPNVSEDAIKNLDDEGVVRVGARVRHGDILVGKVTPKGETELTPEERLLRAIFGDKAADVRDASLKAPPGMDGIVIDIKVFSRREKDEGSKGYEKKKVDRLKRQTGKEKAQVKEQRDEAIRNILRGQAAHRIVSARTGDVLVKPGLKLTDERLGEIDFDDLQWGQELTKDEKVNEQIWKQIDAASAALTRIERDLEKETKKVTQGDELPPGVVKLVKVYVAKKRKLSVGDKMAGRHGNKGVVAKVLPEEDMPYLVDGRPVDMVLNPLGVPSRMNIGQILETHLGWAAQRLGFNVATPVFAGATVEEIKAKLAEAGLDTDGKSHLYDGRSGEQFDSRVTVGFIYMMKLSHLVDDKIHARSIGPYSLVTQQPLGGKAQFGGQRFGEMEVWALEAYGAAHTLRELLTVKSDDVNGRSRIYEAIVKGENPAEPGVPESFNVLVKELQSLCLDIQTMEEN
- the rplL gene encoding 50S ribosomal protein L7/L12, which encodes MNEIVEKVEKMSVLEVSELVKALEDKFGVSAAMPMMAMAAGPAAAAAAEEQTEFDVILASGGDKKIQVIKVVRELTGLGLKESKDLVDGSPKPLKTKISKAEAEDIKKKIEEQGGTVEIK